tggtttatagaagcaggtacccacgtgccatctccccattggttatacccacgttgGTGACTAaaagacaaactgttttgccggtagtcgtggtaatacaatgaacgtttagatgcgatcaccatataagttaaaagatgaaaaagcctggaaagaggagagatgactagaaacgattcggttggccattttatgtgtggattaattgtcggagtagaggtccttgtgcatttcagttaaaataacaactcaatgtttatatccaaggtcaaattagctagcaacagcaagctagctaaataggacaaattaacgttagctagcaagggcaagctaactagctaaattgccacaCATGTtgaatgcttttcgacctgtccccaaattaatgtcattggttcagagtttgttttgatattttaacctgcgtgtcgtgatcgcgctTGGTGTGGgagggcaaaatacatttatgcacgatggcgcacacgcacagccggtttgggttccgtgtaaacagtatatttgaccttttagcttccctatcaaatcttaaaatgtcaagcagacatcctaagaaaattaacaacaagaCAAATGGTTAGATGAAGAATACAAATACCTAAGAAAGGAATTGAGAAACCTAtctaaccaaaaacatagagacccagaaaacctgagcctacgccttaaCTATGGTAAATCACTAAAACaacacagaaatacactacggaaaaagaaggaacagcaagtcagaaatcagctcaatgtaattgaagagtccatagaatctaaccacttatGGGAAAATTGAAACACACAaggagttatctatccaaaacagtgatgtatggataaaccacctccaatctttttggccctataacaaagaacaaacagtaaaaacatatacattatcaattacaaatcttagaatcaactattaaagactaccagaaacCACTGGAttatccaattacattgaatgaactacaggacaatatacaacccaaaaaggcctatggggttgatggtatcctaaatgaaatgataaaatatacagaccacaaattccaattggctatacataaactctttaacatcatcctcagctctggcatcttccccaatatttgtaaccaaggactgatcaccccaatccacaaaagtggagacaaagttgaccccaataactaccgtgggatatgcgtcaacagcaaccttgggaaaatcctctgcattatcattaacagcaaactcatacatttcctcagtgataacaatgtactgagaaaatgtcaaattggcttttaccaaattaccgtacgacagaccatgtattcaccctgcacaccctaattggaaaacaaacaaaccaaaacaaaggcaaagtcttctcatgcttttgACTCAGGGTCTGCTATATAAATTGATCGAAAGTGTGTTGGGgaaaaaacatacgacattataaaatccatgttcacaaacaacaagtgtgcagttaaaattggcaaacacacacatttctttccacagggccgtggggtgaaacagggatgcagcttaagccccacccttttcaacatatatatcaacaaattggcgagggcactagaacagtctgcagcacccggtctcaccctactagaatctgaagtcaaatgtctactgtttgctgacgatctggtgcttctgttcccaaccaaggagggtctacagcagcacctagatcttctgcacagtaaatttcagtaagacaaaaataatgctGTTCCAAAAGAAGGTCCAGTTGCAAGGACCACAAATACCATCTAGACACTATTGCCATGGAGCACACAAAACATTATACATAACTCatcctaaacatcagcaccacaagGTAACtcccacaaagctgtgaacaatctgagagacaaggcaagaagggcctctACACcctcccaattaggatctggctaaaaatacttgaatcagttattgCCCTTTGTGGTCtgaggtccgctcaccaaccaagaattcacaaaagcatcctccgtgtacaatgtaaaacaccaatacctgaccactgtgactgacccaaaattaaggaaagcttagactatgtacaggctcagtgagcatagccttgctattgcgAGAGGCCGTCATAGGCTATgggcacactgcccacaaaatgaggtggaaactgagctgcacttcctaacctcctgccaaatgtctGACCATATtcgagacacatatttccctcagattacacagacccacaaagaatttgaaacaaATCTAATTTTGATAAACGTTCATatatattgggtgaaataccacagtgtgccatcacagcagccatcaattgaaatgtaatttaattgtagcaaagattatggatatactgacaagatacatgtcTCTCTGCCCCAACAATGGGAGTCATTGTCCACAAAGAGGCACAGCGGGCTGTCTAGCTCCTGCCTATCCTTTGTTTGGATTGGTGGATTAATGCATGTCATTATTGTAATCTTATTTTGAATATTCAACGAGGGTTGTTGACTTCACCCTCCTGTATTCAATCgagagagatgctatgctactagcctcatgtcatgaatatgcatagccattTTGAGACAACTCTAATATAAAGTGTGTTTTCTCAAAGTTACTGGgatgtccccatgagtgacagaacactgagccaatcacgacgCAACAGTCCGTATTtcctgctggcttgccccaccaccacagaaagcactgacctagcctgaaacacctgcattttgtatCTGCCTTACTctagaaaacaaaaaagagaccatgtttgtatgcagctttattaactcaatgatatacatctttttttacattgtttgcaaactgctATCGGATaagtattaatgccaaaataacatgcaaaacaggcaggtggggctcaaaacaagtggggctctgccccacctgccctgaatgacgggtcgccactggggTTAGGTATAAAATCAGATCTTtcgactttgtggctgtgccagctagtgaccactctgcagagctgcctcaagaacaagattcatgacagaAAATCCTAACCTGAAGCTGGTTCACACATTCAAGTTTGCATATAGGCTCACTTGTCATAATAAATGCAATTTTTAATATAATACAATGTCATAATAAAACACATATTTAAATGCCTCTAAAATATTTAGAGACGAGGAAATGTAATGGTCACTGATGACtcccaactgtgtgtgtgtgtgtgcgtgtgtgtgtgtgtttaacacaCCTGAAAGCTATAGCATATATAGGGCCGATAATATATTTATAGCTCATATAGACAAAGCTGTTGTTTTCcattggctggctgactgactgactgacttgatTATGCCTAACACCTCAATTACAACACCTTCTAAATGTGAAAATGGCCGTTATTGAAGACAACGTTTAATTCATCTGCTTTTATTTGAGGAAAAATAATCCCTTTGTGTATAAAAATAACAGACATTTGATGATCAAACATTGAGGCTACCATGCATTTACCTTGAAATAACTCATAAACATTTCACATTCTAGCGTCTATTCACAAAGGTATATAGGCTAACTCGCTTCTCTTTACACTAAATATGCCGCAAAATGCGTGCGAATTTCAATGAATGCAATTTGTTCACATAATTTGTATTGTACCGTACTGTCCTGTATTTCAAGCATATGCAATGTCTTGCTTTTCCTATAAAACGCGGGCACAAATGAGAGGAAATGCAAACCATTTCAGGCTAATTACAGGTTACCCACTGATTTTATGCATGTACAATTGACATATTTCCTCATTTGCCTTATCTAATTTCAAAGACCCCTCTCATTATACCACATTTCCTGGTTCGATCTTTAACACTCCAGTGGAAGACTAGAAGTTGTATAGCTTTATAGGGCCTAATCTTATCTTGAAAGTACTTTCATTTTAACTAATTGAAATGTATATTCTGAACAGAAATGAAAATCATTCAGTGTGTAGACTTGTTCAAAATAATCTCGAATTGTCTTTTGATTTTCTTCAATTTCAGGGATTCTAAAATAGAATAGGCCTGTACAGTAAACACTCCAATTGTACTTCAGAAAAGTCCATCTCAATAATCCCTATGTTTCGTATTTAAATTTGCTAGATTATAACCacaggggaaaaaaacatctcACAAATACTGCATCTGAAAGTTCGATTTGAGGGAAAATAAAACTTCCAGCAATACGTATTTGTCAGAGTGAAAATCTAATATGTAATGGATAATCAGGGTAGCGGCTTCAACCGTCGGAGAGATAGTCTACTGTCTCTTCCTTCGTCCAATCTGCGCCATCAGACGCGCGTTGTCGGCCGCTTTTGCGCGAAGGTTCTTAGACTTTTGGATGTCAAAgagaatgttcatgatgttggTGGGCACAtctagagagagggtaaacttgcTTAGCCGGTCATTATTTATGCTGTTCTGGAACATCTTACTCCTTAGCTGCGTCTGACTGAGAAACCTGTAGTTGGCGGGGTAAGTCGACGTCCTTTTCTCCCGCGACTCTACGGAGGAGAGAGTGTCTCCGGATTTGAAGAGGGAGCCCCAGCTTTCCGACACTGGGAACTCTTCACTGGGAACGTCGTTCGTCTGGACCTCAGCTAGTATGTCATCGTCACAGAGGAGGTTGGAGTCGCTCTGGTACAGTCTGAGACAGAGGCTGGAGGTTGGCGCGCAGAGGACAGCCAGCACAACCAGGGTTCTTAGGAACGGCATCATGATGTCCTAAgcgattggagagagagagagtactagtactagagagagagagaaaaccgtTCGTTTATTGGTCACTAAACTTTAAAAGTTCCCATATATCTGACAAATATAACCCTCTCCATGTTCACCATGCGTAAAGACAATAGTCCAAAAGAGTAGATCAGTTTTACGCGTTATTGCCCTCCCTATTGTAAATTATATAAAGCAACACTTTATGGTTTAAAAATGTCTGATCCGATCAAAACATTAAGTGAATAATATTGAAATATTTAACTACATTCATGATTTGAGCACACGGAAATATGCCAGATCAAAAAATAACTTACCAAGTTCCGTGCACTGTAATTCTAGAAGACAGTTTCCGCCAGAAAGTCACATGTGACTAGTACAAACAAAGAAAAACACCCTAGATAACAATTGAATAGGCTATAAAATATTGGTAATCCCAGCGTTTTAAAATTCGGGCTTCCCTGATCTCCCAACCTCGTTCTCGCCTTGTTCTTTCTTGCGTCTTCTGATCACGAATTTGGCTCGCACGTCCATTCGTTCGGAATTCATTCGTGCGCCAGAACTAACGTCATAGGGTTGACATTTTTGGTCTCTTCTCTCTCAAAGATCATACACTGACTCTGATGCGTTGACACCCCCTTGCAAGGATCCATTTCGTCACCCCTTCTGACACTTTTGTAACACATCCGATTTATCCTACAAAGCTATTTGCAGTTTCAAACGTTTTAACCAGATTGTGTCAGCCAATGTCATGTTTTTCCAATAGTTTCAACATAGCGCTCGTGAGTAGCCTAGAAAATGAAACGCTCACTACTTGTTGATTCTATggcattcagcaccatggacagctccaCGCGCACCATGCTTCCATGCGCAGTGCACAACCTTCCGAACAATATTTTCAGATGTTTACCTCTGGGCCTTGATTCTCTTGATTAAAAAATATCTGCCAATCAATACAAATAAATACTTGTATTAAAAATAACTTTTTAGGAGGTTATCTTGTTTTTACAGGCTATAGGGTAGGGGCGTTGCACAGATCAGAATAGGCATGAGGAAGGATAGAGGAAACTAAGAGATGTGTTGGAATATTCCATGAGGTAAACAACAGGTCTACTCCATGAGCTTTCAATTAAAGTTCCTTGAGCTTATCTCCTATCCTTAGGAGTATCTAATTAACATAATCCGTCAGTTTAAGGTAAAGATGTCATTTTTTTCGCCACTTTCAACCGCAGAGCTACAGCGCTGtgtatcagaccaggagacatcccaaaaatcggtcttctcactaaaacgtctgtagcgtccgaaccgaGTCGTGACTTGGGTGAATGTATAGGCACGGACAGCGTTCATCTCAGCAGGCAGGCTCATCCACACTGTGTGCCCATATGGTTGGTGCCCATTATGCTGGATAAACCCTCGTCCGTCTTTGGTTTTGAGGTGATTGTATCAAAAGTCTTAATTCAGGAAAGATGTCATCATGCATGCTTTATAGAAGGGTTGACCTCTGCTGCTGTTAATTCACTCGGTTCTGTGTGACCCCTTGGTAAGAGCATGGTGCTAAAGCAATGACTTCAATTAACACGTGTCACAAACTGTAAGGCGCTTTCGATAAAAGGGTCTgcgcagtgccttcagaaagtgtccACACCCCTTGTCTTTTTCTACATTCTGTTGTTACagaattacatttagattttttttgtcactggcctacacacaataccccataaatcaaagtggaattatgtttgtcgacatttttacaaattaataaaaaaataagtattcaacccctttgttatggcaagactaaaCCAGTTCAtgagtaaacatgtgcttaatcagtcacataataagttgcatggacccATTAAAACACCATTttaaacagattcaaccacaaagaccagggaggttttccaatatctcgcaaagaagggcaccaattggtagattggtataaaaaaacagacattgaatatatccctttgagcaccgtgacgtttgtattattattattatatatattttttaaatcaacccATCCATCAACCCCCATCTTCGgatgacaaaaatatattttgttgttgtttttacagctttttggttacatttacatacattttacatattacattttacCTACATGGTAcatggtgaagttaataattaaactttggatggtgtgtcaatacaccaagtcactacaaagatacagactcCTTCCTAACTCAGAAAGGAAGCCGCTCCGGGATTTCACCATgacgccaatggtgactttaaaacagttacagagtttaacggctgtgataggagaaaactgaggatggttcaacaacattgtagttactcgaCAATACTAAccaaattgacagagtgaaaaggaggaagctTGTAGAAaaaacaaatattccaaaacatgcgtcctgtttgcaacaaggctaACTGAAGTAGTACTGATAAAAATGTGGAAAaccaattaactttttgtcctgaatacaacgtTTTctaaattttatttaacctttatttaaaggaATAAGTCAAATCTGTTCCAtgacacagtgccttcagaaagtattcataccccttgacttatttcacattttgctgtgatacagcctgaattcaaaatggattaaacagaTTTTTTTCACGATTTTTTCACTATACAcgatacccaataatgacaaagtgaaaacctttatttatttttttgcatttttgtcaatttttttcaaattaaatattttttgaaaatatctaatttacataagtattcacacccctgagtcaatactttgtagaagcacctttggcagcgtttaccgctgtgagtctttctgggtaagtctataagtgtcacgttctgaccttagttcttttgtattttctttgttttagtatggtcagggcgtgagttgggtgggttatctatgttttgtcattctatgttgggtttttcatTTGGCCTgaaatggttctcaatcagaggcaggtttTATTCATtgtttctgattgggaaccatatttaggtagcctgttttctgttgtgttttgtgggtggttgtcttccgtgtctgtgtgttccacacggaactgtttcagGTTTTCTTATCGatgcactttgttatttttgtattgttgtcgtgttcagtattattaaataatatggacacttaccacgctgcgcattggtctgacatttcttactcctcgcCAGATGAGGAGGATGAATTCCGTTACaataagagctttccacacctggattgtgcaatatttgtctattattcttttcaaaattcttcaagctctgtcaaattggttgttgatcattgctagacaacaatcttcaggtcttgccatatatcTATAAGTAGAttaaagtcaaaactgtaactctgccactcaggaacattcactgtcttcttggtaagcaactccagtgtatatttggccttgtgttttaggttattgtcctgctgaaaggggaattaaATCTCCCAGTGTATGGTGGAAAGAagaatgaaccaggttttcctctaggattccgcctgtgcttagctccattccatttattttttaacctgaacaactccccagtccttaattattacaagcatacccataacattatgcagccaccagtatgcttgaaaatatggagagtggtactgagtaatgtgttgtattggatttgcccgaAACATATCACACTGTCTAGATCAGTCACTTCGTTCACAGTCGCTGCTATCCTTGTCTGTTCCTAAGGCTAGAACTGAGATGGGGAAACAATATTTTTCCCATAATGCCCCTTCATCCTGGAACATGCTTCAAAAGATATTAAAGTTAGGGGCTGACTCTGATCGATTACACTGTTTGTGATAGCTGCAGTTGTTTCTAATATTCAATTGTATCCGTAACTTGTGACACTTTGTATTTTGGATGTATTTTGTAATTTTTGTTATGTACACACTGCTATTTCCCTGTTTTGACTTCTTGCCAGGTCACCCTCGCAAAAGAGGTTCTTAACCTCAATGGGTCTTACCTGgttaactatatatatatatatatatatttattttgttacCGGTTTTGTTTTTTTCATTTATATTTCGAGGCAGCATGTTAGCACATTGGgtgcaccgattggtgtcaccttgttagtaagtatgtgttacacctgtgctgccttatccatctcgttagtcgggaggtgttacacctgtgctggcttgtccatctcattAGTCGGgaggtgttacacctgtgctggcttgtccatctcgttagtcagaggtgtaacacctgtgctggcttgtccatctcattAGTCGGGAGGTGtaacacctgtgctggcttgtccatctcgttagtcgggAGGTGTACATCTGTGCTTTCTTGTCCATCTCATTAGTCGGgaggtgttacacctgtgctggcttgtccatctcgttagtcgtGAGgtgtacacctgtgctggcttgtccatctcattAGTCGggaggtgtttcacctgtgctggcccaggtgaaTATTTAAAAGTGGCTGGCCAAGGTGATATTTAGGGGTGGCTgacccaggtgatatttaagagtggctggtcCAGGTAATATAGATGTGTTAAGGTTAGTGTATTTTCTGTAGGGAATCTAGTGATCCATCATgcatgacattcctgggagtgtgtaaacatatatatttttttaccatagcatttttgtatgttctctatagttatatacttgaaaatgtattaattgaccaatttggcacatttgggcaaactcctgaCAGACTTGTGTAGTgatgtaattcttcactggatcagtctgaaacttagcacacacactgctgctgtcTGGTGGACAACATCTAAATTACACCTGGAATCCTATTTCaatgtatggcctttctcttcAAAGATAGAAAAATAGAAAACGCATGATTtgttgtttgtattatcttttaccatgtgttatataatttcacatttccacaaacttcaaagtgttttctttcaaatggtgtCAAGAATATGCATTGCTtgaggtcctgagctacaggcagttagatttgggtatgtgattttaggcgaaaattgaaaaaaagggtccgatccttaggAGGTTtcaagagtggctggcccagtgctccagttgagCTTGAGAGATGTTGGGAGAGCTAGACTTCACGTCAGCTGGGGCGCAATTTCGAGCTCAACCTATTTAAGTTTGAAAGAAGCCTGAGTTTTGGGTTTTCCCCTGTATATTTTGTTTCATATTATTTTTATTCCCAATCCTAAGATGTTGTGggtttttattttagtttggCTTTTCGGAGGCAAACCTAGTGGGCATctatggtgggtgtcttttagaaGCCCTTACTAGTGGGTTGGTCAACTTTCAGTGGGCACCCACATGGGTGACTTTCAGAACCCCTTTCTGGTTTGTTTTAGTTGTCAAGGTGATTTGTCTTTGTTAGTTCCCTTTGTTGTGAATGTAATTTTGAATTTGTCAGCTGGGAACGTAACAATATTGTAAAATTAATAAGTCAAGTCGGTTCCTTTACCAACCCCCTTCCATCCAACCAATCTATTTCAACCAGGATTCCCCTGCTACCGAGCGTAGACGGTGTGTCCTCTCCTCTGACAAATACAGCCCTCTGTTACCTTGCTGGGCTCTCTTCTGGCCCTCAGCCTACATGATGTCACCCCCTGTTGCGGGGACATATGTAGTAGAGAGAGGTggcaaggcaggcaggcaggtgggTAGTCAGCCACCCGCGGGTGTTTTAGCCTTAAGCCTGGTGGGATACTGGTGCTTTATGTACGGTAGGTGATAGGGTTGTGTAATGTGAGCtaggaggaaaggagggatggagagagtttTGGGAAAGGGGAGAATATGATAATTGTGAGaagagagacaaaaagtgagaGAAGAgcgggggaaagagagagtgagtgtatgtgtgtgggttggAGAGAGATTCTCTCAATAGGGAATTCAGTGGCCCAAGCAGGGAGAGAGTCCTGAGAGAGAGCCAACATGGCAGCATTTAGACCAGTTACTTAGCCAAGATTCAAAGTAGCCGTCCAAATACAAGTGCAAAAAATAGGTCACGACACGCACCCACGCATGTACagatgcacgtacacacacacacttatgcacatacacacacgtatgcacgtacacacacacaccaggggagGCTcctgagaggaggaaggagaggaccatcctcagtgaatttcaggaAAAttttaaatagtgaaacattgaaaaagttatccttttcagATAAAACtacaaaatatattcacatgtcaccaaataattgattaaaacacactgttttgcaatgaaggtctacagtagcctcaacagcactctgtagggtagcaccatggtgtagccagaggacagctagcttccgtcagctgggtacattgacttcaaaaacctaggaggctcatggttctcacccccttccttaGACTTACAcattaattatgacaacttccggaggatatcctccaacctatcagagctctttgcagcatgaactgagatgttgtccacccaatcaacggatcagagaatgaatctagaaCTGAAAACagaagctacagctagctagcactgcagtgcataaatgCATAAAATGTGGCGAATAGTTGACTAAAAGAGAgcgaaagacaatagttgaacagtttttaacaaattaatttatATAAAAATGAAGGAGCagcaagagatagagagatagctatattttgtcctttttttcactttcacttcacttacttagctagcaaatgcagcaagctagctagtttagcctactcaaatacCCGGCTCAAACatagggatgctatgttagctagcttcctatgactatccaacactggaagtCTTCcatgtcaaggtaagcttttggttttatgtACAAAAGCTGAAGAACAAACACACATCCAGGTACTTTCCGCAGGTGCAGGAGTTGTAGACAAACTCATGGAAAACAGGAAGGAAAACGCTGCACACTGCTGCTCATATAGCAACGTTGTTATAAATATCACCTGGAAGCATGAGCAGCAGTGTTCAGcgttttcctttctgttttccaagcttttggttttacacatttattgccactgggacccaccggtgtaactgctaaattgCTTACTGACGGTacactaacgttactgcatgattgtagcgggtttactaacacgttagttctatGATGTTACTTCAGCTCATATGGTCACAATggggtaggctgtgtgtagcggtcgtgatatgaaggtttggcttggaatgtttttttcgcctggtcacatacagctgatgtgttgttaattgaagtccacaagcaaagggaaaaggtgaaaggaggagtgtgcatagatgcgagaaggaagacaacaagctgtttgtatgtggctattTTACGTGCTGTTTGCATGTGATcaagggtgtattcattccgccgattctgttgaaaaacgttttttaaacaGAAGCATACGGAATTGAACGGGGATAAATATACCTGAATTTGAACTctaatttgcaactgttggactaatgattacaccgtaGATCAGctagtattgaatgtgtcactgtctgtctgtgtgttacggtctgtcacctcaaatctttctctcgacctgtgtgcccctacgttgtaaactttcattcataggctgggttgtagcaacctcatgatgggtacagggaaaatcTGACTATCATGTAGTAgtagggtgaatggaatatgaatgaaagtcttacaatatgctgtaataaaaaaaattgtcctccctcatcttaaaggGCACCGAccctcactgacacacacagtggTAAAGGAACGTCATAGACTCATTGTTGTgattcactgacacacacagtggTAAAGGAACGTCATAGACTCATTGTTGTgattcactgacacacacagtggTAAAGGAACGTCATAGACTCATTGTTGTGATTCACTGACACAGACAGTGGTAAAGGAACGTCATAGACTCATTGTTGTGATTCACTGACACAGACAGTGGTAAAGAACGTCATAGACTCATTGTTGTGATTCACTGACACAGACAGTGGTAAAGAACTTCATAGACTCATTGTTGtgatacactgacacacacagtggTAAAGGAACGTCATAGACTCATTGTTGTgattcactgacacacacagtggTAAAGGAACGTCATAGACTCATTGTTGTGATTTAATGACACACATTAAAACAGTAAATACTCACATTAACAGTGGCATTGGTGTAGAATCATGTACCAATACAATAATACAATAAACATCTTTCAGTAGTATCAGGGTTTAAGTGTTAAAAACTCTTTCAGTAGTATCAGGGTTTAAGTGTTAAAAACTCTTTCAGTAGTATCAGGGTTTAAGTGTTAAAAACTCTTTTAGTAGTATCAGGGTTTAAGTGTTAAAAACTCTTTTAGTAGTATCAGGGTTTAAGTGTTAAAAACTCTTTCAGTAGTATCAGGGTGTAAGTGTTAAAAACTCTTTTAGTAGTATCAGGGTTTAAGTGTTAAAAACTCTTTCAGTAGTATCAGGGTTTAAGTGTTAAAAACTCTTTCAGTAGTATCAGGGTTTAAGTGTTAAAAATGATTTCAGTAGTATCAGGGTTTAAGTGTTAAAAATGATTTCAGTAGTATCAGGGTTGAACTCTATCAGTAGTATCAGGGTTGAAGTGTTAAAAACAACTAGAACAAATTATGCAATTAGAAGTAGTACTATAGAATGTGCTATACTATAGTACTATAGAATGTGCTATACTACTATAGAATGTGCTATACTATAGTACTATAGAATGTGCTATACTACTATAGAATGTGCTATACTATAGTACTATAGAATGTGCCATACTATAGTACTATAGAATGTGCTATACTATACAGAATGTGCTATACAATAGTACTATAGAATGTGCTATACTATAGTACTATAGAATGTGCTATACTATAGTACT
This DNA window, taken from Salvelinus namaycush isolate Seneca chromosome 38, SaNama_1.0, whole genome shotgun sequence, encodes the following:
- the LOC120032119 gene encoding urocortin-3-like; this encodes MMPFLRTLVVLAVLCAPTSSLCLRLYQSDSNLLCDDDILAEVQTNDVPSEEFPVSESWGSLFKSGDTLSSVESREKRTSTYPANYRFLSQTQLRSKMFQNSINNDRLSKFTLSLDVPTNIMNILFDIQKSKNLRAKAADNARLMAQIGRRKRQ